In Streptomyces chartreusis NRRL 3882, the following are encoded in one genomic region:
- a CDS encoding MFS transporter, with product MTPMLEAAEMTRTPRRAAPPTWLVIALTCAGQFLVVLDVSVVNVALPSMRTGLGLSEQGLQWVVNAYAIAFAGFMLLGGRAGDLYGRKRMFLVGLGLFTLASLAGGLAQDDWQLLVARAAQGLGAAVLAPSTLTILTASVPEGAARARAIGTWTAVGAGGGAAGGLVGGLLVETLSWRWVLLINVPVGAVVLCGAAWFLTEGRAGDGRRLDLPGALLVTGGLGTLAYGISQTEAAGWTAAATLLPLLAGLALIGLFLTVEARTGSPLMPLGLLRLRSVSSANVAMFLCGSAMFCMWFFMTLYAQNVLGYTPLEAGLALVPSSLAVILGSKLAPRLMRGLGPRNVAVLGTLVAVVGFGWQSTMTPEGAYATTILVPGVLMMLGAGLAATPLASLATSGAAPEEAGLVSGLVNTSRTMGGSLGLAVLSTLAATRSAGSGTPAALTEGYALAFRVGAAVLAAGLVLMWVWLPREAGER from the coding sequence ATGACACCCATGCTCGAAGCCGCCGAAATGACCCGTACGCCCCGCCGTGCCGCGCCGCCCACCTGGCTCGTGATCGCGCTCACCTGTGCCGGGCAGTTCCTCGTCGTGCTCGACGTGTCCGTCGTCAACGTGGCGCTGCCGTCGATGCGGACCGGGCTCGGGCTGAGCGAGCAGGGCCTGCAGTGGGTGGTCAACGCCTACGCCATCGCCTTCGCCGGGTTCATGCTGCTCGGCGGGCGGGCCGGGGACCTCTACGGCCGCAAGCGGATGTTCCTCGTCGGGCTCGGCCTGTTCACCCTGGCCTCACTGGCGGGCGGACTGGCGCAGGACGACTGGCAGTTGCTGGTGGCGCGGGCCGCGCAGGGGCTGGGGGCGGCGGTGCTGGCGCCCTCGACGCTGACCATCCTCACGGCCTCGGTGCCGGAGGGTGCCGCCCGGGCCCGGGCCATCGGGACCTGGACGGCGGTCGGTGCCGGCGGTGGCGCGGCGGGCGGCCTGGTCGGCGGGCTGCTGGTGGAGACGCTGTCGTGGCGGTGGGTACTGCTGATCAACGTGCCCGTGGGGGCGGTCGTGCTGTGCGGGGCCGCCTGGTTCCTCACCGAGGGCCGGGCCGGGGACGGGCGGCGGCTCGACCTGCCGGGCGCGCTGCTCGTGACGGGCGGGCTCGGCACGCTGGCCTACGGCATCTCCCAGACGGAGGCGGCGGGTTGGACGGCGGCGGCCACGCTGCTGCCGCTGCTCGCCGGGCTCGCGCTGATCGGGCTGTTCCTCACGGTCGAGGCCCGGACGGGGAGTCCGCTGATGCCGCTCGGGCTGCTGCGGCTGCGGTCGGTGTCGTCGGCGAACGTGGCGATGTTCCTGTGCGGCTCCGCGATGTTCTGCATGTGGTTCTTCATGACCCTGTACGCGCAGAACGTCCTGGGCTACACCCCGCTGGAGGCCGGGCTCGCCCTGGTCCCGAGCTCCCTGGCCGTCATCCTCGGCTCCAAGCTCGCGCCCCGGCTCATGCGGGGGCTGGGGCCCCGGAACGTGGCGGTGCTGGGGACGCTGGTCGCGGTGGTGGGGTTCGGCTGGCAGTCGACGATGACCCCCGAGGGCGCGTACGCGACGACGATCCTGGTCCCCGGAGTCCTGATGATGCTCGGCGCGGGTCTGGCGGCGACCCCGCTGGCCTCCCTGGCCACGTCCGGCGCGGCACCCGAGGAGGCCGGACTGGTGTCCGGTCTCGTCAACACCTCCCGCACGATGGGCGGTTCACTGGGCCTGGCGGTCCTGTCGACACTGGCGGCGACACGCTCGGCGGGGAGCGGGACACCTGCGGCGCTGACGGAGGGATACGCGCTGGCGTTCCGGGTGGGGGCCGCGGTGCTGGCGGCCGGCCTGGTGCTGATGTGGGTCTGGCTGCCCCGCGAGGCGGGGGAGCGGTAG
- a CDS encoding N-acetylmuramoyl-L-alanine amidase produces MSYVGPDFEPPQPRRPRRGPLTVALAALVPGALLGWLVYETVGGSGGDGGSGQATVRSSPPSVPASSGAPTDDGKKPSASSSPTASSTSAPAPASGPLKGKVVVIDPGHNPENFQHPSEINRKVNIGTNWKECDTTGTSTNDGYTEAKFTLDVAHRMRTLLEEQGATVKLTQDSDRPYGPCVDERARIGNEAKADAVVSVHADGSGAGNRGFHVILPGAVHAGAADTRAIVAPSRDLGERVAGRFVAVTGSAPSNYAGDGTGLVTRKDLGGLNLSTVPKVFIECGNMRDSKDAALLTSGAWRQKAAQGISEGIVSFLRG; encoded by the coding sequence GTGTCGTACGTAGGCCCGGACTTCGAACCTCCCCAGCCCCGCCGCCCCCGCCGCGGCCCCCTGACCGTCGCGCTCGCCGCGCTGGTGCCCGGGGCGCTGCTCGGCTGGCTCGTGTACGAGACGGTGGGCGGCTCGGGGGGCGACGGCGGGTCGGGCCAGGCCACCGTGCGGTCCTCCCCGCCCTCCGTGCCCGCCTCGTCGGGTGCGCCGACGGACGACGGCAAGAAGCCGAGCGCGTCGTCTTCGCCCACGGCGTCGTCGACCTCCGCGCCCGCCCCGGCCTCCGGGCCGCTCAAGGGAAAGGTCGTCGTCATCGACCCCGGGCACAACCCGGAGAACTTCCAGCACCCGTCCGAGATCAACCGCAAGGTGAACATCGGGACGAACTGGAAGGAGTGCGACACCACGGGCACGTCCACCAACGACGGTTACACCGAGGCGAAGTTCACCCTGGACGTGGCGCACCGGATGCGCACGCTCCTCGAAGAGCAGGGCGCCACGGTGAAGCTGACGCAGGACAGCGACCGGCCGTACGGCCCGTGCGTGGACGAGCGGGCCCGGATCGGCAACGAGGCGAAGGCCGACGCCGTGGTCTCGGTGCACGCGGACGGCTCGGGCGCCGGCAACCGCGGCTTCCACGTCATCCTGCCCGGCGCGGTCCACGCGGGCGCCGCCGACACCCGCGCGATCGTCGCCCCCTCGCGCGATCTGGGCGAGCGCGTCGCGGGCCGTTTCGTCGCCGTCACCGGCAGCGCGCCGTCCAACTACGCCGGCGACGGCACCGGTCTCGTCACGCGTAAGGACCTGGGCGGTCTCAATCTGTCAACGGTTCCCAAGGTGTTCATCGAGTGCGGCAACATGCGCGATAGCAAGGACGCGGCGCTGCTGACCAGTGGCGCGTGGCGGCAGAAGGCGGCGCAAGGGATCTCTGAGGGAATCGTGAGTTTCCTGCGCGGGTAG
- a CDS encoding class I SAM-dependent methyltransferase has translation MPAAPKPEILAAFEAAKGFMPVGEGLALYAAAVEAGRLGLPLLEVGTYCGRSTVLLADAAREAGVTALTVDHHRGSEEQQPGWEYHDPETVDPELGLMDTLPTFRRTLHRAGLEDHVVALVGRSPQIAAIWRTPLGLVFIDGGHTDEHATADYEGWAPHVAEGGLLVIHDVFPEPEDEFTGQAPYRVYLRALASGAFTEVSATDSLRVLRRTGPGL, from the coding sequence ATGCCCGCGGCCCCGAAGCCCGAGATCCTGGCCGCGTTCGAGGCGGCGAAGGGGTTCATGCCCGTCGGTGAGGGCCTGGCGCTGTACGCGGCGGCGGTGGAGGCCGGGCGGCTCGGGCTGCCGCTGCTGGAGGTCGGCACGTACTGCGGCCGCTCCACGGTCCTGCTCGCCGACGCGGCCCGCGAGGCCGGCGTCACCGCGCTGACCGTCGACCACCACCGCGGCAGCGAGGAGCAGCAGCCGGGCTGGGAGTACCACGACCCGGAGACGGTCGACCCCGAGCTCGGCCTGATGGACACGCTGCCCACGTTCCGCCGCACGTTGCACCGGGCGGGCCTGGAGGACCACGTGGTCGCCCTGGTCGGCCGTTCCCCGCAGATCGCGGCGATCTGGCGGACCCCCCTCGGTCTCGTCTTCATCGACGGCGGCCACACCGACGAGCACGCCACCGCCGACTACGAGGGCTGGGCCCCGCACGTGGCCGAGGGCGGCCTGCTCGTCATCCACGACGTCTTCCCCGAGCCGGAGGACGAGTTCACCGGCCAGGCCCCGTACCGCGTCTACCTCCGAGCCCTGGCCTCCGGCGCGTTCACGGAAGTCTCGGCGACGGACTCGCTGCGGGTCCTGCGGCGCACCGGCCCGGGACTCTAG